Proteins encoded in a region of the Ornithodoros turicata isolate Travis chromosome 3, ASM3712646v1, whole genome shotgun sequence genome:
- the LOC135389435 gene encoding uncharacterized protein LOC135389435, protein MTTAYHPAANGMVERLHRQLKAALCSQPEPTNWVDHLPWVLLGLRSSLKQDLNCSSAELVFGSPLRLPGDFLDSSPKPPPTGDDFVTCLRQHFQAVKPALPHQPSHRKIFVYPDFTNASHAFVRVDHAKPPLTPAYAGSYKILARSDKSITVDLNGRRETISLDRVKPAHLETLVTPVHLPDLPSHCRKPSMPTPCPSAQCFLAFSPGHHQGLVKPVVLHQSPGTVVSPFPRHKTMG, encoded by the coding sequence ATGACGACGGCCTATCACCCCGCGGCGAACGGGATGGTGGAGCGGCTGCACCGCCAGCTAAAAGCCGCCCTCTGTTCCCAGCCTGAGCCCACTAACTGGGTTGACCATTTGCCATGGGTGCTCCTCGGCCTACGCTCTTCGCTAAAACAGGATCTCAACTGTAGCTCGGCGGAGTTAGTCTTCGGCTCCCCTTTGCGCTTGCCTGGAGACTTCCTCGATTCCAGCCCGAAGCCTCCCCCCACCGGTGACGACTTCGTAACGTGCCTCCGTCAGCATTTCCAGGCCGTCAAACCCGCCCTACCTCATCAGCCTTCCCATAGGAAGATTTTCGTGTACCCGGATTTCACCAATGCCTCTCACGCCTTCGTCCGGGTGGATCATGCCAAGCCACCCCTGACCCCTGCATATGCTGGCTCTTACAAGATACTGGCCCGCAGTGACAAGTCCATAACAGTCGACCTTAATGGGCGCCGCGAAACCATCTccctcgacagggtcaagcccGCTCATCTTGAGACACTCGTCACCCCTGTGCATCTCCCCGACCTTCCCTCCCACTGCAGGAAACCCTCAATGCCGACGCCCTGTCCCTCGGCGCAATGTTTCCTGGCATTCTCCCCTGGTCACCACCAGGGTCTAGTAAAACCAGTTGTTCTCCACCAGTCACCGGGCACGGTTGTCAGTCCATTCCCGCGCCACaagacaatgggatga